A single genomic interval of Megalobrama amblycephala isolate DHTTF-2021 linkage group LG15, ASM1881202v1, whole genome shotgun sequence harbors:
- the LOC125246910 gene encoding spexin prohormone 2-like has translation MISRMWILWTCTVVIFLLVRECHCIQKTTLSKNWGPQSMLYLKGKHGRRFVPDIDDIISNSGLKSWYAVLKGFLKLKSLNARKQSGLFTTQNFVIR, from the exons ATG ATATCAAGAATGTGGATTTTATGGACATGCACAGTTGTGATATTTTTACTGGTGAGAGAGTGTCATTGCATTCAAAAG ACCACGTTATCTAAGAACTGGGGACCACAGTCAATGCTTTATCTAAAGGGAAAAC ATGGAAGACGGTTTGTCCCTGACATTGATGACATTATTTCAAATTCAGGGTTGAAGAGCTGGTACGCAGTTCTCAAAG GGTTTCTGAAACTGAAGTCACTGAATGCAAGAAAACAGTCAGGATTGTTCACAACGCAGAACTTTGTTATCCGTTAA
- the zgc:110339 gene encoding C-factor has protein sequence MGIHRAAVINVSSVLGSVQLNWGEGASFKSYAYRASKSALNMVTRCLATDLEAEGILCVALHPGWVRTDMGGPMAPLSPEESISSVLSVISGLMEEHHGGYVDYNGKSLPW, from the exons ATGGGAATCCACAGAGCCGCAGTGATCAATGTGTCGTCTGTCCTGGGATCTGTGCAGCTCAACTGGGGCGAGGGAGCGAGCTTCAAGAGTTACGCTTACAGGGCATCTAAG agcGCCTTGAATATGGTTACAAGGTGTTTGGCTACCGATCTGGAAGCTGAGGGGATCTTGTGCGTTGCCCTTCACCCTGGTTGGGTGCGCACTGATATGGGTGGGCCAATG GCACCTTTGAGTCCAGAGGAGAGCATATCATCCGTGCTGTCCGTCATTTCTGGATTAATGGAGGAACATCACGGTGGATATGTGGACTACAATGGAAAAAGCTTACCCTGGTGA
- the tesmin gene encoding uncharacterized protein tesmin isoform X5 — protein MIFWGLSGVASSCLTICSPRPLLAPVISTERHLAKFIFIFKTRHLQQHYNIRRMNESEGQEYSYRRELSEGSLVPLQHSHESPRNENLFSHGMHSGLGYSRTEEALQEDDYTYRILHPLTCDPVPQVAHFSSAPYSEYLLPPSSHYQHALGQPYSSIRSPWPSQEAFHYGISSGEICRAVATISSDGADDYSMEGYSANQGFIHRNQSHTLLVSPHDQHKLDEKLPAQTSSICQPVQVVCDVSGGGQVIVLNHCGPDQIPHSVMTDLDTQSLPKLSVQSCSTEDQLPHGKGSDTGHSETFTGQPQTHKTSAGVTFNLTPGPYASQLHQTLCPTQTVVQEEEGQTKRCGRVKWEKSKRPCNCTKSQCLKLYCECFANGEVCNNCKCVNCYNNTEHDSERSQAIKACLERNPGAFRPKIGSKKQGNVKGRHTKGCNCKRSGCLKNYCECYEAKIMCTSTCKCVGCRNYEESPSKKRSERDRPDSSIYYPTRCPLACITPDVVEATCGCLLAQAEEAEKEGYISAHAERMILEEFGQCLTQIVRSIFKSTNVQFNV, from the exons ATGATCTTTTGGGGTCTCTCCGGGGTAGCGAGCAGCTGTCTGACCATCTGCAGTCCGAGGCCCCTGCTGGCCCCCGTGATCAGCACCGAGCGACACTTGGCGAAGTTCATCTTCATATTCAAAACG CGCCATCTACAGCAGCATTATAATATCAGGAGAATGAATGAATCGGAGGGGCAAGAGTACAGCTACAGAAGAGAATTATCCGAAGGGTCTCTGGTCCCCTTACAACACAGCCATGAAAGTCCTAGAAATGAAAATCTATTCAGTCATGGGATGCATTCAGGACTGGGATACTCCAGGACGGAAGAAGCCCTGCAGGAGGATGACTACACTTACAGGATTCTTCATCCACTAACATGTGATCCTGTGCCTCAAGTAGCCCACTTTAGCTCAGCGCCCTATTCTGAATACTTGCTGCCACCATCAAGCCATTATCAGCATGCATTAGGCCAACCGTACAGCTCCATTAGAAGCCCATGGCCGTCCCAGGAGGCTTTTCATTACGGCATTTCATCA GGAGAGATCTGTCGAGCTGTCGCCACTATCAGCTCTGATGGTGCAGATGATTACAGTATGGAGGGTTATTCTGCAAACCAAGGATTCatacat AGAAATCAGTCACATACTCTTCTTGTGTCACCACATGACCAGCACAAGCTGGATGAGAAGCTTCCAGCTCAGACGTCCAGTATTTGTCAG CCCGTGCAGGTTGTGTGTGACGTGAGCGGTGGAGGGCAGGTCATCGTGTTGAACCATTGCGGTCCTGATCAGATTCCCCACTCTGTGATGACTGATCTTGACACACAGTCTCTGCCTAAGCTGTCAGTCCAGAGCTGCTCTACTGAGGACCAGTTACCTCATGGAAAAGG ATCAGATACCGGACATTCAGAGACATTCACTGGGCAGCCTCAGACCCACAAGACATCTGCAGGTGTGACGTTCAACCTCACGCCCGGACCTTATGCTTCACAG cttcatCAGACACTTTGCCCCACTCAGACTGTAGTACAGGAAGAGGAGGGTCAGACTAAAAGATGTGGACG tgTGAAGTGGGAAAAATCAAAGCGGCCCTGCAACTGCACAAAATCTCAGTGTCTGAAACT TTACTGTGAATGTTTTGCGAACGGAGAGGTCTGCAACAACTGCAAATGCGTAAACTGCTACAATAATACTGAGCATGACTCAGAGAGATCCCAGGCTATAAAG GCCTGTCTGGAGAGGAATCCAGGGGCTTTTCGGCCTAAGATTGGCAGTAAGAAACAGGGGAATGTGAAGGGACGTCACACAAAAGGCTGCAACTGCAAGCGTTCAGGCTGCCTGAAGAACTACTGCGAGTGTTATGAG GCTAAAATCATGTGCACATCCACCTGTAAGTGTGTGGGCTGCCGAAACTATGAGGAAAGCCCTTCGAAGAAGAGATCAGAGCGGGACAGGCCTGACTCCAGCATCTACTACCCGACCAG GTGTCCTCTGGCGTGCATCACGCCCGATGTAGTGGAAGCCACATGCGGCTGTCTTCTCGCCCAGGCTGAAGAGGCAGAGAAGGAAGGGTACATTTCAGCTCACGCTGAGAGAATGATTTTGGAGGAGTTCGGCCAGTGCCTGACGCAGATCGTCCGATCGATATTCAAATCCACCAACGTGCAATTTAATGTGTAG
- the tesmin gene encoding tesmin isoform X6, with product MNESEGQEYSYRRELSEGSLVPLQHSHESPRNENLFSHGMHSGLGYSRTEEALQEDDYTYRILHPLTCDPVPQVAHFSSAPYSEYLLPPSSHYQHALGQPYSSIRSPWPSQEAFHYGISSGEICRAVATISSDGADDYSMEGYSANQGFIHVNRNQSHTLLVSPHDQHKLDEKLPAQTSSICQMLQPVQVVCDVSGGGQVIVLNHCGPDQIPHSVMTDLDTQSLPKLSVQSCSTEDQLPHGKGSDTGHSETFTGQPQTHKTSAGVTFNLTPGPYASQLHQTLCPTQTVVQEEEGQTKRCGRVKWEKSKRPCNCTKSQCLKLYCECFANGEVCNNCKCVNCYNNTEHDSERSQAIKACLERNPGAFRPKIGSKKQGNVKGRHTKGCNCKRSGCLKNYCECYEAKIMCTSTCKCVGCRNYEESPSKKRSERDRPDSSIYYPTRCPLACITPDVVEATCGCLLAQAEEAEKEGYISAHAERMILEEFGQCLTQIVRSIFKSTNVQFNV from the exons ATGAATGAATCGGAGGGGCAAGAGTACAGCTACAGAAGAGAATTATCCGAAGGGTCTCTGGTCCCCTTACAACACAGCCATGAAAGTCCTAGAAATGAAAATCTATTCAGTCATGGGATGCATTCAGGACTGGGATACTCCAGGACGGAAGAAGCCCTGCAGGAGGATGACTACACTTACAGGATTCTTCATCCACTAACATGTGATCCTGTGCCTCAAGTAGCCCACTTTAGCTCAGCGCCCTATTCTGAATACTTGCTGCCACCATCAAGCCATTATCAGCATGCATTAGGCCAACCGTACAGCTCCATTAGAAGCCCATGGCCGTCCCAGGAGGCTTTTCATTACGGCATTTCATCA GGAGAGATCTGTCGAGCTGTCGCCACTATCAGCTCTGATGGTGCAGATGATTACAGTATGGAGGGTTATTCTGCAAACCAAGGATTCatacatgtaaat AGAAATCAGTCACATACTCTTCTTGTGTCACCACATGACCAGCACAAGCTGGATGAGAAGCTTCCAGCTCAGACGTCCAGTATTTGTCAG ATGTTACAGCCCGTGCAGGTTGTGTGTGACGTGAGCGGTGGAGGGCAGGTCATCGTGTTGAACCATTGCGGTCCTGATCAGATTCCCCACTCTGTGATGACTGATCTTGACACACAGTCTCTGCCTAAGCTGTCAGTCCAGAGCTGCTCTACTGAGGACCAGTTACCTCATGGAAAAGG ATCAGATACCGGACATTCAGAGACATTCACTGGGCAGCCTCAGACCCACAAGACATCTGCAGGTGTGACGTTCAACCTCACGCCCGGACCTTATGCTTCACAG cttcatCAGACACTTTGCCCCACTCAGACTGTAGTACAGGAAGAGGAGGGTCAGACTAAAAGATGTGGACG tgTGAAGTGGGAAAAATCAAAGCGGCCCTGCAACTGCACAAAATCTCAGTGTCTGAAACT TTACTGTGAATGTTTTGCGAACGGAGAGGTCTGCAACAACTGCAAATGCGTAAACTGCTACAATAATACTGAGCATGACTCAGAGAGATCCCAGGCTATAAAG GCCTGTCTGGAGAGGAATCCAGGGGCTTTTCGGCCTAAGATTGGCAGTAAGAAACAGGGGAATGTGAAGGGACGTCACACAAAAGGCTGCAACTGCAAGCGTTCAGGCTGCCTGAAGAACTACTGCGAGTGTTATGAG GCTAAAATCATGTGCACATCCACCTGTAAGTGTGTGGGCTGCCGAAACTATGAGGAAAGCCCTTCGAAGAAGAGATCAGAGCGGGACAGGCCTGACTCCAGCATCTACTACCCGACCAG GTGTCCTCTGGCGTGCATCACGCCCGATGTAGTGGAAGCCACATGCGGCTGTCTTCTCGCCCAGGCTGAAGAGGCAGAGAAGGAAGGGTACATTTCAGCTCACGCTGAGAGAATGATTTTGGAGGAGTTCGGCCAGTGCCTGACGCAGATCGTCCGATCGATATTCAAATCCACCAACGTGCAATTTAATGTGTAG
- the tesmin gene encoding uncharacterized protein tesmin isoform X2 — protein MIFWGLSGVASSCLTICSPRPLLAPVISTERHLAKFIFIFKTRHLQQHYNIRRMNESEGQEYSYRRELSEGSLVPLQHSHESPRNENLFSHGMHSGLGYSRTEEALQEDDYTYRILHPLTCDPVPQVAHFSSAPYSEYLLPPSSHYQHALGQPYSSIRSPWPSQEAFHYGISSGEICRAVATISSDGADDYSMEGYSANQGFIHVNRNQSHTLLVSPHDQHKLDEKLPAQTSSICQMLQPVQVVCDVSGGGQVIVLNHCGPDQIPHSVMTDLDTQSLPKLSVQSCSTEDQLPHGKDTGHSETFTGQPQTHKTSAGVTFNLTPGPYASQLHQTLCPTQTVVQEEEGQTKRCGRVKWEKSKRPCNCTKSQCLKLYCECFANGEVCNNCKCVNCYNNTEHDSERSQAIKACLERNPGAFRPKIGSKKQGNVKGRHTKGCNCKRSGCLKNYCECYEAKIMCTSTCKCVGCRNYEESPSKKRSERDRPDSSIYYPTRCPLACITPDVVEATCGCLLAQAEEAEKEGYISAHAERMILEEFGQCLTQIVRSIFKSTNVQFNV, from the exons ATGATCTTTTGGGGTCTCTCCGGGGTAGCGAGCAGCTGTCTGACCATCTGCAGTCCGAGGCCCCTGCTGGCCCCCGTGATCAGCACCGAGCGACACTTGGCGAAGTTCATCTTCATATTCAAAACG CGCCATCTACAGCAGCATTATAATATCAGGAGAATGAATGAATCGGAGGGGCAAGAGTACAGCTACAGAAGAGAATTATCCGAAGGGTCTCTGGTCCCCTTACAACACAGCCATGAAAGTCCTAGAAATGAAAATCTATTCAGTCATGGGATGCATTCAGGACTGGGATACTCCAGGACGGAAGAAGCCCTGCAGGAGGATGACTACACTTACAGGATTCTTCATCCACTAACATGTGATCCTGTGCCTCAAGTAGCCCACTTTAGCTCAGCGCCCTATTCTGAATACTTGCTGCCACCATCAAGCCATTATCAGCATGCATTAGGCCAACCGTACAGCTCCATTAGAAGCCCATGGCCGTCCCAGGAGGCTTTTCATTACGGCATTTCATCA GGAGAGATCTGTCGAGCTGTCGCCACTATCAGCTCTGATGGTGCAGATGATTACAGTATGGAGGGTTATTCTGCAAACCAAGGATTCatacatgtaaat AGAAATCAGTCACATACTCTTCTTGTGTCACCACATGACCAGCACAAGCTGGATGAGAAGCTTCCAGCTCAGACGTCCAGTATTTGTCAG ATGTTACAGCCCGTGCAGGTTGTGTGTGACGTGAGCGGTGGAGGGCAGGTCATCGTGTTGAACCATTGCGGTCCTGATCAGATTCCCCACTCTGTGATGACTGATCTTGACACACAGTCTCTGCCTAAGCTGTCAGTCCAGAGCTGCTCTACTGAGGACCAGTTACCTCATGGAAAAG ATACCGGACATTCAGAGACATTCACTGGGCAGCCTCAGACCCACAAGACATCTGCAGGTGTGACGTTCAACCTCACGCCCGGACCTTATGCTTCACAG cttcatCAGACACTTTGCCCCACTCAGACTGTAGTACAGGAAGAGGAGGGTCAGACTAAAAGATGTGGACG tgTGAAGTGGGAAAAATCAAAGCGGCCCTGCAACTGCACAAAATCTCAGTGTCTGAAACT TTACTGTGAATGTTTTGCGAACGGAGAGGTCTGCAACAACTGCAAATGCGTAAACTGCTACAATAATACTGAGCATGACTCAGAGAGATCCCAGGCTATAAAG GCCTGTCTGGAGAGGAATCCAGGGGCTTTTCGGCCTAAGATTGGCAGTAAGAAACAGGGGAATGTGAAGGGACGTCACACAAAAGGCTGCAACTGCAAGCGTTCAGGCTGCCTGAAGAACTACTGCGAGTGTTATGAG GCTAAAATCATGTGCACATCCACCTGTAAGTGTGTGGGCTGCCGAAACTATGAGGAAAGCCCTTCGAAGAAGAGATCAGAGCGGGACAGGCCTGACTCCAGCATCTACTACCCGACCAG GTGTCCTCTGGCGTGCATCACGCCCGATGTAGTGGAAGCCACATGCGGCTGTCTTCTCGCCCAGGCTGAAGAGGCAGAGAAGGAAGGGTACATTTCAGCTCACGCTGAGAGAATGATTTTGGAGGAGTTCGGCCAGTGCCTGACGCAGATCGTCCGATCGATATTCAAATCCACCAACGTGCAATTTAATGTGTAG
- the tesmin gene encoding uncharacterized protein tesmin isoform X1 produces the protein MIFWGLSGVASSCLTICSPRPLLAPVISTERHLAKFIFIFKTRHLQQHYNIRRMNESEGQEYSYRRELSEGSLVPLQHSHESPRNENLFSHGMHSGLGYSRTEEALQEDDYTYRILHPLTCDPVPQVAHFSSAPYSEYLLPPSSHYQHALGQPYSSIRSPWPSQEAFHYGISSGEICRAVATISSDGADDYSMEGYSANQGFIHVNRNQSHTLLVSPHDQHKLDEKLPAQTSSICQMLQPVQVVCDVSGGGQVIVLNHCGPDQIPHSVMTDLDTQSLPKLSVQSCSTEDQLPHGKGSDTGHSETFTGQPQTHKTSAGVTFNLTPGPYASQLHQTLCPTQTVVQEEEGQTKRCGRVKWEKSKRPCNCTKSQCLKLYCECFANGEVCNNCKCVNCYNNTEHDSERSQAIKACLERNPGAFRPKIGSKKQGNVKGRHTKGCNCKRSGCLKNYCECYEAKIMCTSTCKCVGCRNYEESPSKKRSERDRPDSSIYYPTRCPLACITPDVVEATCGCLLAQAEEAEKEGYISAHAERMILEEFGQCLTQIVRSIFKSTNVQFNV, from the exons ATGATCTTTTGGGGTCTCTCCGGGGTAGCGAGCAGCTGTCTGACCATCTGCAGTCCGAGGCCCCTGCTGGCCCCCGTGATCAGCACCGAGCGACACTTGGCGAAGTTCATCTTCATATTCAAAACG CGCCATCTACAGCAGCATTATAATATCAGGAGAATGAATGAATCGGAGGGGCAAGAGTACAGCTACAGAAGAGAATTATCCGAAGGGTCTCTGGTCCCCTTACAACACAGCCATGAAAGTCCTAGAAATGAAAATCTATTCAGTCATGGGATGCATTCAGGACTGGGATACTCCAGGACGGAAGAAGCCCTGCAGGAGGATGACTACACTTACAGGATTCTTCATCCACTAACATGTGATCCTGTGCCTCAAGTAGCCCACTTTAGCTCAGCGCCCTATTCTGAATACTTGCTGCCACCATCAAGCCATTATCAGCATGCATTAGGCCAACCGTACAGCTCCATTAGAAGCCCATGGCCGTCCCAGGAGGCTTTTCATTACGGCATTTCATCA GGAGAGATCTGTCGAGCTGTCGCCACTATCAGCTCTGATGGTGCAGATGATTACAGTATGGAGGGTTATTCTGCAAACCAAGGATTCatacatgtaaat AGAAATCAGTCACATACTCTTCTTGTGTCACCACATGACCAGCACAAGCTGGATGAGAAGCTTCCAGCTCAGACGTCCAGTATTTGTCAG ATGTTACAGCCCGTGCAGGTTGTGTGTGACGTGAGCGGTGGAGGGCAGGTCATCGTGTTGAACCATTGCGGTCCTGATCAGATTCCCCACTCTGTGATGACTGATCTTGACACACAGTCTCTGCCTAAGCTGTCAGTCCAGAGCTGCTCTACTGAGGACCAGTTACCTCATGGAAAAGG ATCAGATACCGGACATTCAGAGACATTCACTGGGCAGCCTCAGACCCACAAGACATCTGCAGGTGTGACGTTCAACCTCACGCCCGGACCTTATGCTTCACAG cttcatCAGACACTTTGCCCCACTCAGACTGTAGTACAGGAAGAGGAGGGTCAGACTAAAAGATGTGGACG tgTGAAGTGGGAAAAATCAAAGCGGCCCTGCAACTGCACAAAATCTCAGTGTCTGAAACT TTACTGTGAATGTTTTGCGAACGGAGAGGTCTGCAACAACTGCAAATGCGTAAACTGCTACAATAATACTGAGCATGACTCAGAGAGATCCCAGGCTATAAAG GCCTGTCTGGAGAGGAATCCAGGGGCTTTTCGGCCTAAGATTGGCAGTAAGAAACAGGGGAATGTGAAGGGACGTCACACAAAAGGCTGCAACTGCAAGCGTTCAGGCTGCCTGAAGAACTACTGCGAGTGTTATGAG GCTAAAATCATGTGCACATCCACCTGTAAGTGTGTGGGCTGCCGAAACTATGAGGAAAGCCCTTCGAAGAAGAGATCAGAGCGGGACAGGCCTGACTCCAGCATCTACTACCCGACCAG GTGTCCTCTGGCGTGCATCACGCCCGATGTAGTGGAAGCCACATGCGGCTGTCTTCTCGCCCAGGCTGAAGAGGCAGAGAAGGAAGGGTACATTTCAGCTCACGCTGAGAGAATGATTTTGGAGGAGTTCGGCCAGTGCCTGACGCAGATCGTCCGATCGATATTCAAATCCACCAACGTGCAATTTAATGTGTAG
- the tesmin gene encoding uncharacterized protein tesmin isoform X3, which translates to MIFWGLSGVASSCLTICSPRPLLAPVISTERHLAKFIFIFKTRHLQQHYNIRRMNESEGQEYSYRRELSEGSLVPLQHSHESPRNENLFSHGMHSGLGYSRTEEALQEDDYTYRILHPLTCDPVPQVAHFSSAPYSEYLLPPSSHYQHALGQPYSSIRSPWPSQEAFHYGISSGEICRAVATISSDGADDYSMEGYSANQGFIHRNQSHTLLVSPHDQHKLDEKLPAQTSSICQMLQPVQVVCDVSGGGQVIVLNHCGPDQIPHSVMTDLDTQSLPKLSVQSCSTEDQLPHGKGSDTGHSETFTGQPQTHKTSAGVTFNLTPGPYASQLHQTLCPTQTVVQEEEGQTKRCGRVKWEKSKRPCNCTKSQCLKLYCECFANGEVCNNCKCVNCYNNTEHDSERSQAIKACLERNPGAFRPKIGSKKQGNVKGRHTKGCNCKRSGCLKNYCECYEAKIMCTSTCKCVGCRNYEESPSKKRSERDRPDSSIYYPTRCPLACITPDVVEATCGCLLAQAEEAEKEGYISAHAERMILEEFGQCLTQIVRSIFKSTNVQFNV; encoded by the exons ATGATCTTTTGGGGTCTCTCCGGGGTAGCGAGCAGCTGTCTGACCATCTGCAGTCCGAGGCCCCTGCTGGCCCCCGTGATCAGCACCGAGCGACACTTGGCGAAGTTCATCTTCATATTCAAAACG CGCCATCTACAGCAGCATTATAATATCAGGAGAATGAATGAATCGGAGGGGCAAGAGTACAGCTACAGAAGAGAATTATCCGAAGGGTCTCTGGTCCCCTTACAACACAGCCATGAAAGTCCTAGAAATGAAAATCTATTCAGTCATGGGATGCATTCAGGACTGGGATACTCCAGGACGGAAGAAGCCCTGCAGGAGGATGACTACACTTACAGGATTCTTCATCCACTAACATGTGATCCTGTGCCTCAAGTAGCCCACTTTAGCTCAGCGCCCTATTCTGAATACTTGCTGCCACCATCAAGCCATTATCAGCATGCATTAGGCCAACCGTACAGCTCCATTAGAAGCCCATGGCCGTCCCAGGAGGCTTTTCATTACGGCATTTCATCA GGAGAGATCTGTCGAGCTGTCGCCACTATCAGCTCTGATGGTGCAGATGATTACAGTATGGAGGGTTATTCTGCAAACCAAGGATTCatacat AGAAATCAGTCACATACTCTTCTTGTGTCACCACATGACCAGCACAAGCTGGATGAGAAGCTTCCAGCTCAGACGTCCAGTATTTGTCAG ATGTTACAGCCCGTGCAGGTTGTGTGTGACGTGAGCGGTGGAGGGCAGGTCATCGTGTTGAACCATTGCGGTCCTGATCAGATTCCCCACTCTGTGATGACTGATCTTGACACACAGTCTCTGCCTAAGCTGTCAGTCCAGAGCTGCTCTACTGAGGACCAGTTACCTCATGGAAAAGG ATCAGATACCGGACATTCAGAGACATTCACTGGGCAGCCTCAGACCCACAAGACATCTGCAGGTGTGACGTTCAACCTCACGCCCGGACCTTATGCTTCACAG cttcatCAGACACTTTGCCCCACTCAGACTGTAGTACAGGAAGAGGAGGGTCAGACTAAAAGATGTGGACG tgTGAAGTGGGAAAAATCAAAGCGGCCCTGCAACTGCACAAAATCTCAGTGTCTGAAACT TTACTGTGAATGTTTTGCGAACGGAGAGGTCTGCAACAACTGCAAATGCGTAAACTGCTACAATAATACTGAGCATGACTCAGAGAGATCCCAGGCTATAAAG GCCTGTCTGGAGAGGAATCCAGGGGCTTTTCGGCCTAAGATTGGCAGTAAGAAACAGGGGAATGTGAAGGGACGTCACACAAAAGGCTGCAACTGCAAGCGTTCAGGCTGCCTGAAGAACTACTGCGAGTGTTATGAG GCTAAAATCATGTGCACATCCACCTGTAAGTGTGTGGGCTGCCGAAACTATGAGGAAAGCCCTTCGAAGAAGAGATCAGAGCGGGACAGGCCTGACTCCAGCATCTACTACCCGACCAG GTGTCCTCTGGCGTGCATCACGCCCGATGTAGTGGAAGCCACATGCGGCTGTCTTCTCGCCCAGGCTGAAGAGGCAGAGAAGGAAGGGTACATTTCAGCTCACGCTGAGAGAATGATTTTGGAGGAGTTCGGCCAGTGCCTGACGCAGATCGTCCGATCGATATTCAAATCCACCAACGTGCAATTTAATGTGTAG
- the tesmin gene encoding uncharacterized protein tesmin isoform X4 translates to MIFWGLSGVASSCLTICSPRPLLAPVISTERHLAKFIFIFKTRHLQQHYNIRRMNESEGQEYSYRRELSEGSLVPLQHSHESPRNENLFSHGMHSGLGYSRTEEALQEDDYTYRILHPLTCDPVPQVAHFSSAPYSEYLLPPSSHYQHALGQPYSSIRSPWPSQEAFHYGISSGEICRAVATISSDGADDYSMEGYSANQGFIHVNRNQSHTLLVSPHDQHKLDEKLPAQTSSICQPVQVVCDVSGGGQVIVLNHCGPDQIPHSVMTDLDTQSLPKLSVQSCSTEDQLPHGKGSDTGHSETFTGQPQTHKTSAGVTFNLTPGPYASQLHQTLCPTQTVVQEEEGQTKRCGRVKWEKSKRPCNCTKSQCLKLYCECFANGEVCNNCKCVNCYNNTEHDSERSQAIKACLERNPGAFRPKIGSKKQGNVKGRHTKGCNCKRSGCLKNYCECYEAKIMCTSTCKCVGCRNYEESPSKKRSERDRPDSSIYYPTRCPLACITPDVVEATCGCLLAQAEEAEKEGYISAHAERMILEEFGQCLTQIVRSIFKSTNVQFNV, encoded by the exons ATGATCTTTTGGGGTCTCTCCGGGGTAGCGAGCAGCTGTCTGACCATCTGCAGTCCGAGGCCCCTGCTGGCCCCCGTGATCAGCACCGAGCGACACTTGGCGAAGTTCATCTTCATATTCAAAACG CGCCATCTACAGCAGCATTATAATATCAGGAGAATGAATGAATCGGAGGGGCAAGAGTACAGCTACAGAAGAGAATTATCCGAAGGGTCTCTGGTCCCCTTACAACACAGCCATGAAAGTCCTAGAAATGAAAATCTATTCAGTCATGGGATGCATTCAGGACTGGGATACTCCAGGACGGAAGAAGCCCTGCAGGAGGATGACTACACTTACAGGATTCTTCATCCACTAACATGTGATCCTGTGCCTCAAGTAGCCCACTTTAGCTCAGCGCCCTATTCTGAATACTTGCTGCCACCATCAAGCCATTATCAGCATGCATTAGGCCAACCGTACAGCTCCATTAGAAGCCCATGGCCGTCCCAGGAGGCTTTTCATTACGGCATTTCATCA GGAGAGATCTGTCGAGCTGTCGCCACTATCAGCTCTGATGGTGCAGATGATTACAGTATGGAGGGTTATTCTGCAAACCAAGGATTCatacatgtaaat AGAAATCAGTCACATACTCTTCTTGTGTCACCACATGACCAGCACAAGCTGGATGAGAAGCTTCCAGCTCAGACGTCCAGTATTTGTCAG CCCGTGCAGGTTGTGTGTGACGTGAGCGGTGGAGGGCAGGTCATCGTGTTGAACCATTGCGGTCCTGATCAGATTCCCCACTCTGTGATGACTGATCTTGACACACAGTCTCTGCCTAAGCTGTCAGTCCAGAGCTGCTCTACTGAGGACCAGTTACCTCATGGAAAAGG ATCAGATACCGGACATTCAGAGACATTCACTGGGCAGCCTCAGACCCACAAGACATCTGCAGGTGTGACGTTCAACCTCACGCCCGGACCTTATGCTTCACAG cttcatCAGACACTTTGCCCCACTCAGACTGTAGTACAGGAAGAGGAGGGTCAGACTAAAAGATGTGGACG tgTGAAGTGGGAAAAATCAAAGCGGCCCTGCAACTGCACAAAATCTCAGTGTCTGAAACT TTACTGTGAATGTTTTGCGAACGGAGAGGTCTGCAACAACTGCAAATGCGTAAACTGCTACAATAATACTGAGCATGACTCAGAGAGATCCCAGGCTATAAAG GCCTGTCTGGAGAGGAATCCAGGGGCTTTTCGGCCTAAGATTGGCAGTAAGAAACAGGGGAATGTGAAGGGACGTCACACAAAAGGCTGCAACTGCAAGCGTTCAGGCTGCCTGAAGAACTACTGCGAGTGTTATGAG GCTAAAATCATGTGCACATCCACCTGTAAGTGTGTGGGCTGCCGAAACTATGAGGAAAGCCCTTCGAAGAAGAGATCAGAGCGGGACAGGCCTGACTCCAGCATCTACTACCCGACCAG GTGTCCTCTGGCGTGCATCACGCCCGATGTAGTGGAAGCCACATGCGGCTGTCTTCTCGCCCAGGCTGAAGAGGCAGAGAAGGAAGGGTACATTTCAGCTCACGCTGAGAGAATGATTTTGGAGGAGTTCGGCCAGTGCCTGACGCAGATCGTCCGATCGATATTCAAATCCACCAACGTGCAATTTAATGTGTAG